In a genomic window of Littorina saxatilis isolate snail1 linkage group LG6, US_GU_Lsax_2.0, whole genome shotgun sequence:
- the LOC138969225 gene encoding uncharacterized protein, with protein MHLHFFNLKKKTRDIRVPQDAQQRIYFDFRCKFEYRIIDFSVISSPIRIRDFDTFRNARDRRPMELTMRNVILGLMVSACLWPLTSGLGHVTMTSWRRLSGQDLAVSGYEVWVRGRSKVECIRECNKYSHCTSFVFNVSSRTCYLQPALDNTVNTASLGLVYVNTEPRCMVQHAPAINGSVTWSHTLTSLKGRVTCFVDFMNTINDVTLECRVDGSWETAGDCVQHVWRNPPPSLFPLTLPFPVTSGWSVCMEGAATAHRRFNFDLMVDKQNRPLHVSFLFNYVGMTDTIYMARQVGGSNLGSKTHTPIPFSVGQPFHIRIMPSAAATYQLFVDNVSTTNFPQVANMPPTAVTQITVLFDVNVTLLDVWCQW; from the exons ATGCACttgcatttttttaatttaaaaaagaaaacacgtgATATTCGTGTCCCTCAGGATGCCCAACAACGCATTTATTTTGACTTTCGCTGTAAATTTGAATACAGAATTATCGATTTCTCTGTAATATCCTCTCCGATTCGAATCAGAGACTTTGACACGTTCAGGAATGCAAGAGACCGGCGGCCAATGGAATTAACCATGAGAAACGTGATCCTCGGTCTGATGGTCAGTGCGTGCCTTTGGCCTCTGACCTCCGGGCTGGGTCACGTGACCATGACGTCCTGGCGACGGCTGAGCGGTCAGGACTTGGCGGTCAGTGGTTACGAGGTGTGGGTGCGGGGGAGGTCTAAGGTGGAGTGTATCAGGGAGTGTAACAAGTACAGTCACTGCACCTCCTTTGTCTTCAACGTCTCCTCTCGCACCTGCTACCTGCAGCCTGCTCTGGACAACACCGTTAACACTGCAAGCCTGGGACTGGTGTATGTCAACACAG AGCCCCGTTGTATGGTGCAGCACGCACCGGCCATCAACGGCAGTGTGACGTGGAGCCATACGCTGACGTCATTGAAAGGAAGAGTGACGTGCTTTGTGGACTTCATGAACACCATCAATGACGTCACCCTCGAGTGTAGAGTTGACGGATCATGGGAGACGGCTGGTGATTGCGTGCAGCATGTATGGAGGAATCCG CCACCTTCGCTGTTCCCCCTGACCTTGCCCTTCCCCGTGACCAGCGGCTGGTCAGTGTGTATGGAGGGAGCGGCCACCGCACACCGCAG GTTCAACTTTGACTTGATGGTGGACAAGCAAAATCGCCCCCTTCACGTCAGCTTTCTATTCAACTACGTAGGAATGACAGACACCATCTACATGGCTCGCCAGGTGGGAGGGAGCAATCTGGGCTCCAAGACCCACACCCCCATCCCCTTCTCCGTGGGTCAGCCCTTCCACATCAGGATCATGCCCAGTGCCGCGGCTACCTATCAG CTGTTTGTAGACAACGTCTCAACAACGAACTTTCCCCAAGTCGCCAACATGCCACCAACTGCTGTGACGCAGATCACCGTCTTATTTGACGTCAACGTCACCCTTCTTGACGTATGGTGCCAATGGTGA